In a genomic window of Octopus sinensis linkage group LG16, ASM634580v1, whole genome shotgun sequence:
- the LOC115220385 gene encoding uncharacterized protein LOC115220385, with protein MVSVLTNIFCSINSSPVMDPFQSVMHMDNEENLKFCRKEVHKIVKDMVLNFDKGHFISKPESDICAGMRKSVLEIYNTYRDALHKNVAQLLGEVADEFTIQKAYRCVVDTILEDRKNLHWRRISMVFIMLALLAEDQRAKKHDLSWEHYNQILIKIFRDHKIDIWINDNGGWDGFLEHIHMKHKSKLEEIIWLSTIGLWSLSVSGL; from the exons ATGGTCTCTGTTCTGACGAATATCTTTTGTAGTATTAACTCCTCGCCTGTTATGGACCCCTTTCAATCGGTAATGCACATGGATAATGAAGAAAATCTGAAATTTTGTAGAAAAGAAGTGCACAAAATTGTCAAAGACATGGTGTTAAACTTCGATAAAGGTCACTTTATCTCGAAACCCGAGTCCGACATTTGTGCAGGCATGAGAAAATCAGTATTAGAAATTTACAACACTTACAGAGATGCTCTGCATAAAAACGTTGCCCAATTGTTAGGCGAAGTTGCTGATGAATTTACAATACAAAAAGCCTATCGTTGCGTTGTGGACACCATCCTGGAGGATCGGAAAAATCTGCATTGGCGGCGTATCTCGATGGTTTTCATTATGTTGGCCCTTTTGGCGGAAGATCAGCGAGCAAAAAAGCATGACCTTTCCTGGGAACATTATAACCAAATCTTGATAAAAATCTTTAGAGACCACAAGATCGACATCTGGATAAATGATAACGGCGGATGG GATGGCTTCCTGGAACATATTCATATGAAACACAAAAGTAAATTGGAAGAAATTATCTGGCTGAGTACAATTGGACTCTGGTCTTTGTCAGTTTCTGGTTTGTGA